ATGCAAATGATGACGATATTCTGTAGACTCGGTGCCTGATGCAGATGGAACAGCAGACGATGGATGATGGCTGATTGGATCCCGGGATCGGTGTGCGATATTTTTAGGCTAAGGGGTTCTTGCCCCGGAATGAAGTCAGATGGATGAGACATGGTATCTTCCTTTCGCTCTGTAATGGAGTGTGCCGGTTGCGCTCGCTTTATATAGATCGTTATGCGGGTAACATTTATTCTTTAGATAGTAGCTAGTATATGGATAAGTTTGTGTTTTTATACTTGGGAAAGTAGATTATTCATAGGCGGATGAATAACATCAGTTGATGAGTTTATATTGTAGGAAATAGAATGTGGGAAGATGGAAGAGAAGTTCCCTGGTTTAAGGAGGAATACAGCATGACCTTTATGCATTGGCTGGAGGGCGACACAAGCACAGAAGAGGTAGTGAATGGCGCAATTCACTTGAAGGATATTGTGTGGAAGTTTATTACAGATGGTGAGATGTGGTCGGCCTTTTTGTTTGTCATTCTAAAAATTGCTATCATTTTCATTATTACACGTATCTTTATTCGGGTTATTAATAAAATTATAGATAAGTCGATGCAGCAAAAGGGAGATAACGGCAGGTTCCGATTAAATGCGCGACGGTTAACAACTGTTGGGGAGCTTCTAAAGAATGTAACCAATATTGTCTTCAATTTCATTTTGATTATGCTGGTATTGTCGCAAATGGGGATTAATCTTGGACCGCTGATTGCCGGGGCCGGAGTGCTTGGATTGGCTGTCGGTTTTGGGGCACAGAGCCTGGTTAAGGATGTAATCACCGGATTTTTTATTATTTTTGAGGATCAGTTTGCCGTAGGAGACGTCATTCAGACAGGAACCTTCAAAGGAACGGTAGAAATGATTGGGCTGCGTACAACCAGACTGGTGAGCTGGAAAGGAGAGGTTTACATTTTGCCGAACGGCTCCATTACGACAGTTACGAACTTCTCCATGTCCAACGCATTGGCGGTAGTCGACGTACCGATGAAGGCGGAGCGTAGTTTGGAAGAAGCGGTTGGCTTGGTCAAGCAGGCAATCCAGGGGATTGAGGAGTCCAATGCACAGGTGCTGAATATACCGGATGTGCTGGGGGTCCAGTCCATGACTACAGCAGAGTATATTGTACGTGTTGTAGCGGAGTGTATGCCGAATACAGCGGCTGTGGTCGAGCGTGATATCCACAATAACATCAAGAGGGCTCTGGAGGATGAGGAATATCGTCAGGCCGTGTTGGAGACGTCGGTAACCCTTGAGAAAGAGGATTACGAGGAAGGAAAAGGGGGAGAGAAGGATGGAGCGTAAGTCGTTTGAGCTAGGGGACATTGTGCAGATGAAGAAGCCTCATCCCTGCGGGACAAATGAAATGGAAATTATCCGTATGGGGATGGATATTCGAATCAAGTGTGTCGGCTGCCAGCATAGTGTGCTGATCCCACGTGCCAAGTTCGAAAAGAATATGAAGAAGGTGCTGCGCTCGAAGTCCAATGCTGACGAGCAGAATTCGGAAACCATCTGAGCCGAGAAAGTGAATCATGATGGACAAGAATCAGCTTGCGTCGTGGCTGCAATGATGATATAATAATCCTTGCTGCGGAAAGGTACCCAAGAGGTCCAAGGGGGCTGACTCGAAATCAGTTAGGCGTCGCGAGGCGTGCGTGGGTTCGAATCCCACTCTTTCCGCCACTAACTTCATTGAATAATTAAACCAATCTCTTACGCTTATGGGCGTAGGGGATTTTTTGATTTTTGGAAAAGGTTTTGAAGGACAGAATCAAATATTTGAAAAAATACGCGCTATCCCAAAGTGGATTAGCGCGTATTTTCTGTGCTTTGAGGGACGAACTGAATGATATCTTCAATACCAAATGTTTTTTCCAATCCATGGCTGTGGGCGATTTCGTTTATTGCATTTAAGATACTGACCAAGGTTTCCAACTTAATGGTTTTTGTATCGCCACTTGCTAAATCAAGAATAGTAGCAGGTCTCGTTTTCGACTCCACTGCGATCTTGTTACGTGTAGCTCCAATCATTTCTAGTGTTTCATTCAATTTAAAATGAATTTGACCCAAGCTAATGAGCCTCCTTTAGAAACATATTGTAGAAAACTAAATTAGTTATTTGTTATTATATCCTACACTACCTGCATCGTAAAACTTTTTTCGTATATCGAAAAAGGATAACTTTATTTTCATTAGGGAAGGGGAGACCTACAGCTCGATCTTGTAAAAAACAAGGCTTAAGTTGTTACTTCTGAGAGGTATATCCGTTACAGCAAAAAATACTCCCGACAGCAGAAAAGATCAGTGCTGTCAGGAGTATTTGGGGTGGTTAGAGTTGGTTTGGCGGATAATGATAGCGTTTTGTTTTTTTCGAGCCGGAGATCATCAGAAGAATGGCAGCAATCAAATGGAGGACCCAGCCGATGATGGGAATCCAGGCAAGCAAGGAGGTGAGTATCCCCCATACAGAGCCGTAGATCGCTTCCTGATTGCGTAAGGACAGGATGAGTGTCACTGCATGCAGGATTAGCATGAAGCCCAGAGCCGAATAACCCGTCCCTATGACAATGGCTCCTCCCACAATCGGTATGGCAAGCACCAATTCGAATATACCTGATATCCATTTTAGTATTCGAGAATAGCTCATCTTAAAACCTCCGTAATAGTAGGTCTTTGTATTTGGATATATTCTAGCAGAAGGAGCTGAATTAATCTGCATTTTACCAGTATATGCAAAAAGTACGATAATGCAACAAAGGAGGACCCCAAAGGTCCTCCATCGTAGGCGGTACATTTTTAACAGGATACGATCTGTCCAATCACATCATGAAACCCGGTGTACTGACAAGCAATACCAGTGTTGAAAAGACAGTGTCCTTTTACACAAACCTAACGCTTCTAATGCCTTGAATGGATCTCCTAACAGTTTGTCCGGCTACGTTGTCCAACGGAACCACACCTCTCTGTTGTACCGCCTAATCATAATATGGCCCAGATTCCGAAGAAATATACATTAGTGAACGCGGGCTTTCGTTTTTTTCTTCCACTTGCGGTTATGGTTGGTGGTTTCCGGAAAAAAATCGCCTCTTTCCAGCGATATTGACTGCGGATTTTGAATTTCGGTGTGAAAGCTTTTTTCGCCCACTTCCATATATACGCCATCATTTGGGACTTTGTCACCTGGCTCGAATTCGGTTTTTTCACCCATGAATTGTACCTCCTTTAGATAAATGAATTTGGACTGCAACGGTTATTGTGCGCTGTCCTGAACAGAAACATGCGGAAGCGATATAGATGCGTAATTTTTGTTCCAGCAGGTTGCATTCAGTCGCTCGATTTGGTAAACTGTTTTAGTGCGAGTTTAGGCTCGTTCCTTGCTCTCAACCAAGATTGAGGGCCTTATGTCCATAAGGAGGTGTAAAGAATGCGCAAATATGAAGTGATGTACATTATTCGTCCTGACATTGAACAAGAAGCTGTTCAAGCGACAGTCGACAAATTCCAAGGTATCATCTCTAACGGCGGTGGCGAAATTACGAATCACGATGTAACTAAACGCCGTCTTGCGTATGAGATCAAGAAATTCCGTGATGGTTCTTTCGTTCTGGTTAACTTCACAGCAGAGCCTGCTGTTGTTACTGAGCTTGAGCGTATCATGAAAATTTCTGACGAAGTAATTCGTTATCTCATTACGAACGACGTAGCTTAATTATTGTACGTGATTATGTAATGAACAACGCTCAAAGGAGGGGATTGGATTGTTGAACCGTGTCATTCTGATCGGTCGTTTGACCAAAGATCCGGAGCTGCGCTATACACCGTCGGGTGTAGCAGTAACCCAGTTCACCCTGGCTGTAGACCGTCCGTTTACAAGTCAAGGCGGCGAACGGGAAGCGGATTTCTTGCCGATCGTAACCTGGCGTCAGCTTGCTGAAACATGCGCTAACTATCTTCGCAAAGGTCGTCTGACGGCTGTTGAAGGCCGTGTTCAAGTGCGTAATTATGAGAACAATGAAGGAAAACGTGTATACGTGACTGAAATTGTAGCTGATAATGTACGTTTCTTGGAATCTAACCGCGATAGCGGCAACGGTGGCGGCAATAGCGGTGGAGGTATGCGTGAGGAGTCTCCTTTTGGAGGCGGTAGCAGCAATAGTGGACGCGGGAATAATAACTCGCGAAACAATCAGGATCCTTTTTCCGATGACGGAAAACCGATCGATATTTCGGATGATGATTTACCATTTTAATTGGGAAAGGACTGACAAAGAATGGGCTTCAGACAAAGAGAAGGCGGAGACGATAACAAAAGACCAGCTCGTCGTGGTGGTCGCAACAAACGTCGTAAAGTATGTTTCTTCACTGTGAACAAAATTACTCACATTGACTATAAAGATACAGACCTGCTTAAAAAATTCATCAGCGAGCGTGGAAAAATTCTTCCTCGTCGTGTGACTGGAACAAGCGCGAAATATCAACGTATGTTGACAATCGCGATCAAACGTTCCCGTCAAATCGCATTGCTTCCTTACACTACTGAATAGTAGCGTGATGGAATAAAAAAGAGATGTTCCCGATGCTGGGAGCGTCTCTTTTTTTGTGACTTTTTATATTGACAACAAGTGCCATCTATTGTAACTTACTAATAATACAATCCATGTTTAACCATAGCACGTAAGTTTATCTTTTATTTACTTGTAAGATTACAAGTTCCCCAACTCACCAGAGCAAACATCCCGATACTCCATAATGTTATTTTATATTACATCAAGTTCTATATTTTTTCATTTCATACAAATTAAATCCATAAAATTCACATAAATAGATATCTAAAATTTTTTAGATTACATAAAAAAAGATATTGACGTGATGTTATTTTACACTTAAGATAAACCTTAATAAAAATGTAATGGTTACCAGTTCACAGAATTGACCAAGGGTCTAAAACACGTGTTTACGCTATCATGTGTGACAGTAAGGAGGATGTACAGACTTACATTTTTAAACCTAAAGCTTTAATGGATTACCGCATGAATGAGTCAAGCTGTTAAATAAAGAACCGACTAAGGGGGATTAACAGAATGGTAATGACGAAGAAATGGGTTTCTTTGCTTATGGTGCTTACGATGGTTGGTGTTCTGTTTGCAGGATGCAGTGGAGGTGCTAATGAGGCACAGCAACAGCAGGGCAATGCGGAAAATAAAACAGAGGGTAATGAATCCAGTACACAAGTGACGGAGGGTGTCATTAAAGCGACTGATCTGGCACAAAATCCGCCGGGAGCAACCAATCGAAAAGATAATATAGTGGTAGGTATGACATCACCTAAAGGGGTATTTAATCCGTTTTTCTGGCAAACAAGTTATGATTTATATGTAGTCAGAACGGTGTTTGATTCCTTTTTGCAGGTGAAAGCAGATGGTACATATGAAAATAGTCTGGCTGACAAGGTTGATGTATCGCAAGATGGTCTGAAATATACATTCCATCTGAAACCAGGTGTAAAGTATAGCGACGGCACGCCGGTAACGGTGAAGGATTATGCCTTTGTTCTCAAGGTGCTGCATGATCCAAATTACGACGGTGAAACGGACGTTCTGTCGTTCAAAATTAAAGGCGGTAAAGAATACCACGATGGCAAAGCCAATGATATTTCCGGTATCAAAGTTATTGATGATAACACGGTAGAAGTAACAGTCACAGAAGCAACAGCCTATACTAAGGATTTCTTGGGTGAGCTATACTTCATGCCAGAAGCTTATTACGGAAAAGGCTACAAAAAGGGTAGTCTGGATAGCATCAAGGCGCTTAATAACAAGCCAATCGGCTCTGGACAGTATGTGCTGAAGAGCTTTTCTCCGGGCCAGCAGGTCGTATTTGAAGCGAATCCAAACTACTTCAAAGGCGCACCGAAGGTGAAATCGGTTATTTTCAAAACAACGACGGAAGAGACTAACCTGTCCATGCTGCAAACAGGTGAAACAGATATGGATAACGTTACGGTTACCGAGGATAACGTAGAAGAATTGAAGGCTCTGGGCTTCCTGGATGTGCATATTATGCCGACGAACGGCTATGGATATATCGCGTTTAACCACAAAGAAAAGAAATTTCAGGACCCTAAGGTACGCCAGGCTCTGACCATCGGCTTGAACCGCAAGGAGATTGTACAGGGCGTATATGGCCCATATGCGAACGTGATTAACATTCCACAGTCTACAGAATCTTGGTCTTACACGGATGAAGGCATTAACAAGTATGAATTTGATATGGCTAAAGCGAAGGCTTTGCTGGATGAGGCAGGATGGAAGGCTGGTGCGGACGGTATCCGTGAGAAGGACGGAGAGAAACTGACCATTAACTTCTCTGCGACCGCAGATAATCCCGTAGTAGAAGCGTTGCTGCCGATTATGACCAACAACTACAAGGAACTGGGCATTAAGCTGACATCTGAAACATTGGATTTTAACGCAATTATGGATAAAAAGGATACGGGCAAGTACGATATGTTCTTTGCAGCTTGGGGCTTGACACCTGATCCGGATTCAACGGTTTATATTACAAATGGTGCACAAAATGATATCGGCTATTCGAACAAAAAGGTCGATGAGTTGTCGTTTGCCGGTAAGCATGAATTGAATCAAGAGAAGCGCAAGGAGATTTACAAACAGCTCTATCAAGAATTGAACAAAGATTTGCCAGTTATCTTTATGTACCAACGCAGAGATATGTGGCCGATTAATGGACGTTTGACCGGCTTTGATATCTCGCCATACAAGGATTTTGAATTCACTTTGCATGACGTTCAGATCGCTCAATAAGGGTTGCCAATCGTATGCTCAGCTCTCACGGGCTGGGCATATCACTTTATTCGTCTGGAGGAATGATTATGAAGCAGTACATTATTCGCCGACTGCTGCAGCTCATCCCTACACTTATTGGCATATCCATTATCGTATTTGCGATTTCAGCCATGGTGCCGGGTGATTATATTACAGCCAAGCAGAACCCGAATATGACCGCCGAAAAGGCGCAGCAGCTACGACATATCTACGGGTTGGATAAGCCGGAGTACCAACGCTATTTTATATGGGCCGGTAATATGCTGAAGGGAAATATGGGAGATTCATTACAGCATAAGCAGCCGGTAACGAAGGTCATTGGCAATTATGTATGGAACTCTTTTATTATCGCTTTTTTTAGCCTTATTTTTAGCTGGCTGATTGCGATCATTGCTGGAGTGTTTTCAGCCAAGTTTCAATACTCCTTGTTCGATAAGTTTGTCACATTATTCATT
This DNA window, taken from Paenibacillus kribbensis, encodes the following:
- a CDS encoding mechanosensitive ion channel family protein; translation: MTFMHWLEGDTSTEEVVNGAIHLKDIVWKFITDGEMWSAFLFVILKIAIIFIITRIFIRVINKIIDKSMQQKGDNGRFRLNARRLTTVGELLKNVTNIVFNFILIMLVLSQMGINLGPLIAGAGVLGLAVGFGAQSLVKDVITGFFIIFEDQFAVGDVIQTGTFKGTVEMIGLRTTRLVSWKGEVYILPNGSITTVTNFSMSNALAVVDVPMKAERSLEEAVGLVKQAIQGIEESNAQVLNIPDVLGVQSMTTAEYIVRVVAECMPNTAAVVERDIHNNIKRALEDEEYRQAVLETSVTLEKEDYEEGKGGEKDGA
- a CDS encoding DUF951 domain-containing protein, with product MERKSFELGDIVQMKKPHPCGTNEMEIIRMGMDIRIKCVGCQHSVLIPRAKFEKNMKKVLRSKSNADEQNSETI
- a CDS encoding XRE family transcriptional regulator produces the protein MGQIHFKLNETLEMIGATRNKIAVESKTRPATILDLASGDTKTIKLETLVSILNAINEIAHSHGLEKTFGIEDIIQFVPQSTENTR
- a CDS encoding YjzC family protein; translated protein: MGEKTEFEPGDKVPNDGVYMEVGEKSFHTEIQNPQSISLERGDFFPETTNHNRKWKKKTKARVH
- the rpsF gene encoding 30S ribosomal protein S6 yields the protein MRKYEVMYIIRPDIEQEAVQATVDKFQGIISNGGGEITNHDVTKRRLAYEIKKFRDGSFVLVNFTAEPAVVTELERIMKISDEVIRYLITNDVA
- the ssb gene encoding single-stranded DNA-binding protein, which gives rise to MLNRVILIGRLTKDPELRYTPSGVAVTQFTLAVDRPFTSQGGEREADFLPIVTWRQLAETCANYLRKGRLTAVEGRVQVRNYENNEGKRVYVTEIVADNVRFLESNRDSGNGGGNSGGGMREESPFGGGSSNSGRGNNNSRNNQDPFSDDGKPIDISDDDLPF
- the rpsR gene encoding 30S ribosomal protein S18, with translation MGFRQREGGDDNKRPARRGGRNKRRKVCFFTVNKITHIDYKDTDLLKKFISERGKILPRRVTGTSAKYQRMLTIAIKRSRQIALLPYTTE
- a CDS encoding ABC transporter substrate-binding protein, which codes for MVMTKKWVSLLMVLTMVGVLFAGCSGGANEAQQQQGNAENKTEGNESSTQVTEGVIKATDLAQNPPGATNRKDNIVVGMTSPKGVFNPFFWQTSYDLYVVRTVFDSFLQVKADGTYENSLADKVDVSQDGLKYTFHLKPGVKYSDGTPVTVKDYAFVLKVLHDPNYDGETDVLSFKIKGGKEYHDGKANDISGIKVIDDNTVEVTVTEATAYTKDFLGELYFMPEAYYGKGYKKGSLDSIKALNNKPIGSGQYVLKSFSPGQQVVFEANPNYFKGAPKVKSVIFKTTTEETNLSMLQTGETDMDNVTVTEDNVEELKALGFLDVHIMPTNGYGYIAFNHKEKKFQDPKVRQALTIGLNRKEIVQGVYGPYANVINIPQSTESWSYTDEGINKYEFDMAKAKALLDEAGWKAGADGIREKDGEKLTINFSATADNPVVEALLPIMTNNYKELGIKLTSETLDFNAIMDKKDTGKYDMFFAAWGLTPDPDSTVYITNGAQNDIGYSNKKVDELSFAGKHELNQEKRKEIYKQLYQELNKDLPVIFMYQRRDMWPINGRLTGFDISPYKDFEFTLHDVQIAQ